A DNA window from Minwuia thermotolerans contains the following coding sequences:
- a CDS encoding TolC family protein gives MYRHLAIGAAVALALTAPAGAAPLQEELEIVLQAHPDVRAAERRFEQSQLAVTEARAPYLPQLRISGEYGYENVDSPVARAAGQPAVEQSREIGRFTVTQKVFDGFRTDGQLKGAIAREFKSGYALERAEQQILLRGTAAYLDVLKQTELVDIALETEMTIRRQLALEDERVRRGSGLSVDVLQSKSRLQAAKEARVRLEGRLREAIAEYYAVFNHAPEIGSMAPPEAPDDLLPPDLQAAINIALAENPLMKQSDETIGEARQQRKVAMADFFPQINIVAEGAMENDAEGIPGNRKEAFVGLRAEWELFDGFATAAATERSGRRIAETMENHAALSLEIAKRVEVAWEQLITLRERADLAANAAAIASELFTARRRLRTAGRESVINVLDAEAELNGARSRATAARYDALVQVFRVLFETGRLNLAAY, from the coding sequence TTGTACCGTCATCTCGCAATAGGCGCCGCCGTGGCGCTGGCATTGACCGCGCCGGCCGGGGCCGCGCCGTTGCAGGAGGAGCTGGAGATCGTGCTCCAGGCCCATCCGGACGTTCGCGCGGCCGAGCGCCGTTTCGAGCAGTCGCAGCTGGCGGTTACCGAAGCCCGTGCGCCCTATCTGCCGCAGCTCCGCATCAGCGGCGAATACGGCTACGAGAACGTCGACAGCCCCGTGGCCCGCGCCGCGGGACAGCCGGCAGTCGAGCAGAGCCGCGAGATCGGCCGCTTCACCGTCACCCAGAAGGTCTTCGACGGCTTCCGCACCGATGGCCAGCTGAAGGGCGCCATCGCCCGCGAGTTCAAGTCGGGCTATGCGCTGGAGCGGGCGGAGCAGCAGATCCTGCTGCGCGGCACCGCCGCCTATCTCGACGTCCTGAAGCAGACCGAGCTGGTGGACATCGCGCTGGAGACGGAAATGACGATCCGCCGCCAGCTCGCCCTGGAGGATGAGCGCGTGCGCCGGGGCTCCGGCCTGTCGGTCGACGTCTTGCAATCCAAGTCGCGTCTGCAGGCCGCCAAGGAAGCGCGGGTGCGGCTGGAGGGGCGGCTGAGGGAAGCGATCGCCGAATACTACGCGGTCTTCAACCATGCTCCGGAGATCGGCTCGATGGCCCCGCCCGAGGCGCCGGACGACCTGCTGCCGCCCGATTTGCAGGCGGCAATCAACATCGCTCTGGCCGAAAACCCGTTGATGAAGCAGAGCGACGAGACCATCGGCGAGGCCCGCCAGCAGCGCAAGGTCGCCATGGCCGACTTCTTTCCGCAGATCAACATCGTCGCCGAGGGGGCGATGGAGAACGATGCCGAGGGCATTCCCGGCAACCGCAAGGAGGCCTTTGTCGGACTGCGCGCCGAGTGGGAGCTGTTCGACGGATTCGCCACCGCCGCCGCGACCGAACGCTCCGGCCGGCGGATCGCCGAGACGATGGAGAACCATGCGGCGCTGAGCCTGGAGATCGCCAAGCGTGTCGAGGTCGCCTGGGAACAGCTCATCACGCTCCGCGAGCGGGCCGACCTCGCCGCTAACGCCGCGGCGATCGCCTCGGAACTGTTCACCGCGCGGCGCAGGCTGCGTACCGCCGGCCGCGAGTCGGTGATCAACGTGCTCGACGCCGAGGCCGAACTCAACGGCGCACGCAGCCGTGCCACGGCCGCGCG
- a CDS encoding peptidase domain-containing ABC transporter — MADGPEWLREVLAPVRRRIGEVIAYSSIINLLAIAAPIFVLQVYDRVVFHGGLSTLQGLVIGMFAAIVFDFVLRQGRARLLRSAAVDMDVELARALYSRITAAPLPVLESRPTAYWQALFRDAEVVRNAFSGLSAVLIADLPFALFFAVVIFIIAPPVAWVLLAAFPLFIGLAWWSGRVMQDANREEREASFDRDAVTAELIGGRTTIKALALKGPMTEVWEARHVRAVDESVRRGRQSDRFVHMGLGLTVLTTVAVTAVGAVAILNQELSIGALVAANMLGGRIVQPFQQLIGNWRTYMATRQSLKRLGEAFATAEEPARGAVRPNVRDGVLMLDDVTFGYAPDRPPAVRNVRLKIGNGLHALVGPNGSGKTTLLKLMQGLYRPSHGRVMLDEADIAQFGREDLARAIGYVPQHTFLFAGTIRENIAIGDPGADDGLIVDAAHLAGAHSAISEMADGYGARIGEGGMDLPGGVRQRIAIARALLGNPPVLLLDEPSGNLDTEAAKTLARNLEALAEDRTIVVVTHSPVLLEVCHNIIALDGGRIVAAGPAGQVRERMEAARRLKEVER; from the coding sequence ATGGCTGACGGCCCGGAATGGCTGAGGGAGGTGCTGGCTCCGGTGCGCAGGCGCATCGGCGAGGTCATCGCCTATTCGTCGATCATCAACCTGCTGGCGATCGCCGCCCCGATCTTCGTGCTTCAGGTCTATGATCGGGTGGTCTTCCACGGCGGGCTGTCGACCCTGCAGGGCCTGGTGATCGGCATGTTCGCCGCCATCGTCTTCGACTTCGTGCTGCGCCAGGGCCGGGCCCGGCTGCTGCGCTCGGCCGCCGTCGATATGGACGTGGAGCTGGCGCGCGCGCTCTACAGCCGCATCACCGCCGCGCCGCTGCCGGTGCTGGAAAGCCGGCCGACGGCCTACTGGCAGGCCCTGTTCCGCGATGCCGAGGTGGTCCGCAACGCCTTCTCCGGTCTGTCGGCAGTGCTGATCGCCGACCTGCCCTTCGCGCTGTTCTTCGCGGTGGTCATCTTCATCATCGCCCCGCCCGTGGCGTGGGTGCTGCTGGCGGCGTTCCCGCTGTTCATCGGCCTGGCCTGGTGGTCGGGGCGGGTGATGCAGGACGCCAACCGCGAGGAACGCGAGGCCAGCTTCGACCGCGACGCCGTGACCGCCGAGCTGATCGGCGGCCGGACCACGATCAAGGCGCTGGCGCTGAAGGGCCCGATGACCGAGGTCTGGGAGGCGCGCCATGTCCGCGCCGTCGACGAATCGGTCCGGCGCGGGCGGCAGTCCGACCGCTTCGTGCACATGGGGCTGGGGCTGACGGTTCTGACCACCGTCGCGGTGACCGCTGTCGGCGCGGTGGCGATCCTCAACCAGGAATTGTCCATCGGCGCGCTGGTCGCGGCCAACATGCTGGGCGGGCGGATCGTCCAGCCCTTCCAGCAGCTGATCGGCAACTGGCGCACCTACATGGCGACACGGCAATCCCTGAAGCGGCTGGGCGAGGCCTTCGCCACCGCCGAGGAGCCCGCCCGCGGCGCCGTCCGCCCGAACGTGCGCGACGGCGTCCTGATGCTGGACGACGTTACCTTCGGCTATGCGCCGGACCGCCCGCCGGCGGTGCGGAACGTCAGGCTGAAGATCGGCAACGGCCTGCACGCGCTGGTCGGACCCAACGGTTCCGGCAAGACCACGCTGCTGAAGCTGATGCAGGGCCTCTACCGCCCCAGCCACGGCCGGGTGATGCTGGACGAGGCCGACATCGCCCAGTTCGGCCGCGAGGATCTGGCCCGCGCCATCGGCTATGTGCCCCAGCATACCTTCCTGTTCGCCGGCACGATCAGGGAAAACATTGCCATTGGCGATCCCGGGGCCGATGACGGGCTGATCGTCGACGCCGCCCACCTGGCCGGCGCCCACTCGGCGATTTCCGAGATGGCCGACGGCTATGGCGCACGCATCGGCGAGGGCGGCATGGACCTGCCCGGCGGCGTGCGCCAGCGCATCGCCATCGCGCGGGCGCTGCTGGGCAATCCGCCGGTGCTGCTGCTCGACGAGCCGTCGGGCAATCTGGACACCGAGGCCGCGAAGACCCTGGCGCGGAACCTGGAGGCGCTGGCGGAAGACCGCACCATCGTCGTCGTCACCCACAGCCCCGTACTGCTGGAGGTCTGCCACAACATCATCGCGCTCGACGGCGGCCGCATCGTCGCCGCCGGCCCCGCCGGTCAGGTGCGCGAGCGCATGGAGGCGGCCCGGCGGCTTAAGGAGGTGGAGCGTTGA